Proteins from a genomic interval of Salvelinus alpinus chromosome 7, SLU_Salpinus.1, whole genome shotgun sequence:
- the LOC139580709 gene encoding ubiquitin carboxyl-terminal hydrolase 42-like, translating to MTIVDRSSEKSDHESVGCKRSGSLTFPGGDGNGMDGGCSSWGAGGPSSSDTPRVKTGGCMGPTPGATVYSSSAAITADRPKEQVVLTSGDGIALPQKVLFPAERLSLKWNQVNRIGSGLQNLGNTCFLNSALQCLTYTAPLSNYMLSREHSKTCHEPGFCMMCTMQNHITQVFANSGNVIKPIGVLNELKRIAKHFRFGSQEDAHEFLRYTVDAMQKSCLPGSKLDRQTQATSFIHQVFGGYLRSRVKCLNCKAVSDTFDPYLDVALEIKTAPSITKALEQFVKPEQLDGENAYKCTKCKKMVPASKRFTIHRSSNVLTISLKRFANYNGGKIAKDVRYPECLDLRPFMSQSHGEPHVYVLYAVLVHSGFSCHAGHYYCYVKASNSQWHQMNDSSVSVSDIRSVLNQQAYVLFYIRSPDLKNGGDYNHMSRPPGQSSPRPVLTPRVNIGPRHTNTGFIGPQLPPHMAKNTFHINGNGSLRDFPSGSKPSTSSGGSSMGKTSYSLLSASSSSSSSSSSSSSHSLSRPTGIPDTAKRQKLSFFIGQGKQIRPSSSSSSSYAQPSSCSSSQTTSDMSAPRAPCINGTPSVNGNGHGASFLVPYGQESSEESDQEGGSGLENGTTKLHVNGRKGGAVYGPVPRVLALKPNGISNGQGTMHHNGSGANGFSKLSQIGHQNGHHKVNGIKHPEKVNGHVPSPGLGPSISNGAESHHSGTSKEVYNATPSQDSPSQSLHSADSDSHLSPTPEKRTKTHSDPLPHHVPSTTANPPSSLADVGAKPPTDAMRESSSTSNPGALPLQPTPHSLKTLVSPAFSQPLSGPGLGTTKGLGAPHSRSGEDVRDTENSPAAGLDGRLDGKPSSREERDRMYSSDRDKGRDRLYSSDRDRDGDRLYSSDRDKDGERNRYHRDMSRERNWDRDSDRYRHRRDHRDREHHRDREHHRSYRDRSASRDRHWESERRWERNAYHPRDRDRCHYHRPRENRERDRREHSLPHREEPHGCSRWRGERGEGKDRGDGKRGYYPSQEETPLPTPLSSNTKPSQPPTSPDLSPARPALEKRPDPLREDSFEERRGKKHKKSKKKSKDKARRRENGTSDVDSSDRAANGSRSSKHKKKKKKKRRRHDTDTEDEKSRSTQSSEGHRDPNAPRESHRASSSDEGRASRKRSYQDDDGSDNSYPEKHHRSDDDDKDRFVSRNISPTATSHNASQHHLNGHTGNGFSRPNGNSHGCSTNGLYNE from the exons ATGACCATAGTTGACAGATCTTCAGAGAAGTCTGACCACGAGTCAGTCGGGTGCAAGCGCTCCGGATCGCTGACCTTCCCCGGCGGCGACGGGAACGGGATGGACGGCGGCTGCTCCAGCTGGGGGGCGGGGGGCCCCTCGTCCTCCGACACCCCCAGGGTGAAGACAGGGGGCTGCATGGGCCCAACCCCTGGAGCCACTGTCTACAGCAGCAGTGCTGCCATCACCGCAGACAGGCCCAAGGAGCAAG TGGTGCTGACCAGTGGGGACGGCATCGCCTTGCCCCAGAAGGTGCTGTTCCCGGCCGAGCGGCTCAGCCTGAAGTGGAACCAGGTCAACCGCATCGGATCAGGTCTCCAGAACCTAGGCAACACCTGCTTCCTCAACTCGGCTCTGCAGTGTCTCACCTACACTGCTCCCCTCAGCAACTACATGCTGTCCCGGGAGCACTCTAAAACAT GTCACGAGCCTGGATTCTGTATGATGTGCACCATGCAGAATCACATCACCCAGGTCTTTGCCAACTCTGGGAATGTCATCAAGCCCATCGGAGTCCTCAATGAGCTCAAAC GGATTGCAAAGCATTTCCGTTTTGGTAGCCAAGAGGACGCCCATGAGTTCCTGCGATACACAGTGGATGCTATGCAAAAGTCCTGCCTGCCTGGAAGCAA ATTGGACAGGCAAACGCAGGCAACCAGTTTCATCCATCAAGTCTTTGGAGGGTATCTAAGGTCCAGAG TAAAATGTTTAAACTGCAAAGCAGTCTCTGACACGTTTGACCCTTATTTGGATGTCGCTTTGGAAATAAAG ACTGCTCCCAGTATCACCAAAGCACTGGAGCAGTTTGTTAAGCCTGAGCAGCTAGATGGAGAGAATGCCTACAAATGCACTAA GTGTAAGAAGATGGTTCCAGCCTCTAAGAGATTTACCATCCACCGCAGCTCCAATGTACTCACCATCTCACTGAAGCGCTTCGCCAACTACAACGGGGGCAAGATCGCTAAG GACGTGAGGTATCCTGAGTGCCTGGACCTGCGTCCCTTCATGTCTCAGTCCCACGGGGAGCCCCATGTCTATGTGCTCTATGCTGTCCTGGTGCACTCTGGCTTCAGCTGCCACGCTGGACACTACTACTGCTATGTCAAG GCTAGCAACAGCCAGTGGCACCAGATGAATGACTCCTCTGTATCAGTCAGTGACATCAGATCAGTCCTCAACCAGCAGGCGTACGTCCTCTTCTATATCAG GTCACCTGATCTTAAGAACGGAGGGGACTACAACCACATGAGTCGGCCCCCTGGACAGTCGTCCCCCCGCCCCGTCCTCACACCCCGGGTCAACATTGGGCCACGACACACCAACACTGGCTTCATAGGACCACAGCTGCCCCCACACATGGCCAAG AACACCTTTCACATCAATGGGAACGGCTCCCTTAGGGACTTCCCCTCTGGCTCTAAGCCCAGCACCAGCAGTGGCGGCAGCAGCATGGGCAAGACTAGCTACAGCCTGCTCTCcgcttcctcttcttcctcctcctcttcatcctcctcttcctctcattctCTAAGCCGTCCTACAGGTATCCCTGACACTGCCAAGCGCCAGAAGCTCTCCTTCTTCATCGGTCAGGGCAAACAGATCCgcccctcctcatcatcatcctcctcttaCGCCCAGCCGTCCTCCTGTTCTTCGTCACAGACTACCTCAGACATGTCCGCGCCCCGGGCTCCTTGCATAAACGGTACGCCCTCCGTGAACGGAAACGGTCATGGAGCCTCATTCCTGGTGCCGTATGGCCAGGAGTCATCGGAGGAGTCTGACCAGGAGGGAGGCAGCGGTCTGGAGAACGGCACGACCAAGCTTCACGTTaacgggaggaagggaggggccGTCTACGGCCCCGTCCCCAGAGTGCTGGCCCTCAAGCCCAACGGCATCAGTAACGGCCAGGGCACCATGCACCATAACGGGTCCGGGGCCAACGGCTTCTCCAAACTCAGCCAGATCGGACATCAGAACGGACACCACAAAgttaatggcatcaaacacccgGAGAAG GTCAACGGTCATGTACCGTCTCCTGGGTTGGGTCCCAGCATTTCTAATGGGGCGGAGTCTCACCACAGTGGCACAAG CAAAGAGGTGTATAATGCCACCCCCAGCCAGGACAGCCCGTCTCAGAGCCTCCACAGTGCCGACAGCGACAGCCACCTCTCCCCAACCCCAGAGAAAAGGACTAAAACTCACTCTGACCCCCTCCCTCACCACGTACCATCAACCACTGCTAACCCGCCATCCTCATTGGCCGATGTTGGCGCTAAGCCACCTACTGACGCCATGAGGGAATCCAGCTCCACCTCCAACCCTGGGGCCTTACCCCTCCAGCCCACCCCCCACTCCCTCAAAACCCTAGTCTCTCCAGCCTTCTCCCAGCCCCTCTCTGGACCAGGCCTGGGGACCACAAAAGGCCTCGGAGCACCACACAGCAGATCTGGGGAGGACGTCAGGGATACTGAGAACAGCCCAGCAGCAGGGCTGGATGGACGGCTGGACGGCAAGCCCAGCTCCAGAGAGGAAAGAGACCGGATGTATTCTTCTGATCGGGATAAGGGGAGAGACCGACTATATTCTTCGGACCGCGATAGGGATGGAGACCGGCTGTACTCTTCTGACCGGGATAAAGACGGAGAAAGGAATAGGTACCACCGTGACATGAGCCGTGAACGCAACTGGGACCGTGACTCAGACCGCTATCGACACCGGCGGGACCACAGAGATCGAGAACACCACCGAGACCGTGAACACCACCGGTCGTACCGTGATCGCTCGGCCAGCCGCGACAGACACTGGGAGTCAGAGCGTCGCTGGGAGAGGAACGCCTACCACCCCAGGGACAGGGACCGCTGCCACTACCACAGAcccagagagaacagggagagggacaggagggagCACAGCCTCCCCCACAGAGAGGAGCCTCACGGATGCTCcaggtggaggggggagaggggtgaaGGTAAGGACAGGGGTGACGGTAAGAGGGGTTACTACCCTTCACAGGAGGAGACCCCCCTGCCCACCCCACTAAGCTCCAACACCAAACCCAGTCAGCCCCCCACTAGCCCAGACCTTTCCCCAGCCAGACCAGCCCTGGAGAAACGACCCGATCCTCTGAGAGAGGACAGCTTTGAGGAGCGTCGGGGCAAGAAACACAAGAAGAGCAAGAAGAAGTCCAAGGACAAAGCTAGGCGTCGAGAGAATGG GACCTCTGACGTGGATTCCTCTGACAGGGCTGCCAACGGCAGCAGGTCCTCCAaacacaagaagaagaagaagaagaagaggaggaggcacGACACTGACACGGAGGACGAGAAGTCCCGCTCTACCCAGAGTTCCGAGGGGCACCGTGACCCCAACGCCCCCCGGGAAAGTCACAGGGCGAGCAGCAGTGACGAAGGGAGGGCGAGCAGGAAGCGAAGTTACCAGGATGATGATGGCTCTGACAACAGCTACCCTGAGAAACACCATCGCTCCGATGACGACGACAAAGACCGCTTCGTCTCTCGCAATATATCGCCAACAGCAACCTCTCACAACGCATCGCAACACCACCTCAATGGGCACACAG GTAATGGCTTCAGTCGACCCAATGGAAACTCCCACGGATGTTCTACCAATGGACTGTACAATGAATGA